Proteins encoded together in one Eubalaena glacialis isolate mEubGla1 chromosome 7, mEubGla1.1.hap2.+ XY, whole genome shotgun sequence window:
- the LY6G6C gene encoding lymphocyte antigen 6 complex locus protein G6c has protein sequence MKGLLLLTLSSLLCWVSADIRCHSCYKVPLLGCVDRQSCHLEPGQQCLTTNVYLGKMWVFSNLRCGTPEEPCREAFNQTNHKLGLTYNTTCCNKDNCNNPAPRPTPALALVLLTSLAGLGLWLLH, from the exons ATGAAAGGCCTTCTGCTGCTCACCTTGTCTTCTCTGCTCTGCTGGGTCTCAG CTGACATTCGCTGTCACTCCTGCTACAAGGTCCCTTTGCTGGGCTGTGTGGACCGGCAGTCCTGCCACCTGGAACCAGGACAGCAATGCCTGACAACAAATGTGTACCTCG GGAAGATGTGGGTTTTCTCCAACCTCCGATGTGGCACACCGGAAGAGCCCTGTCGGGAGGCCTTCAACCAAACCAACCACAAGCTAGGCCTGACCTATAACACCACCTGCTGCAACAAGGACAACTGCAATAACCCAGCCCCTCGGCCCACCCCGGCCCTGGCCCTTGTCCTCCTCACCTCCTTGGCTGGCCTTGGCCTCTGGCTGTTGCACTGA
- the MPIG6B gene encoding megakaryocyte and platelet inhibitory receptor G6b isoform X1, translating to MALVLQLLPLLLWRAQGNPGASLDGHPGDRVNLSCVGVSQPTRWVWAPRFPACKGLSKGRRAILLASPSGTPTVSPVQPFAGRLRALDLDIRRLELLLSAGDSGTFICKGRQENESRTELHVLGDRAYCRAPGPTHGSVYPQILIPLLGAGLVLGLGVLGWACWLRRRSPPHPPRPPPRFVPLVKAELQRPGEEEEPKIAGDLDQEPSLLYADLDHMALRRSCRLSPMVPADSSTTYAVVVRKEALTTSQAGGSQLSITPLPFLALHLDKEGTMV from the exons ATGGCCTTGGTTCTGcagctgctgccgctgctgctgtgGAGGGCCCAGGGGAACCCCGGGG CTTCACTGGACGGCCACCCCGGGGACCGGGTGAATCTCTCCTGCGTAGGGGTCTCGCAACCCACCCGCTGGGTCTGGGCACCTAGATTCCCGGCCTGCAAAGGCCTGTCCAAAGGACGCCGCGCGATCTTGTTGGCCTCACCGAGCGGGACCCCCACCGTGTCTCCCGTCCAGCCCTTTGCTGGCCGCCTACGTGCCCTGGACCTTGATATCCGGCGGCTGGAGTTGCTCCTGAGCGCGGGGGACTCGGGCACCTTTATCTGCAAGGGCCGCCAAGAGAACGAGAGCCGTACGGAGCTTCACGTGCTGGGGGACCGGGCCTACTGCAGAGCTCCGGGGCCTACCCACG GGTCCGTGTATCCCCAGATTCTAATCCCGCTGCTGGGCGCTGGCCTGGTGCTGGGACTCGGAGTATTGGGCTGGGCCTGTTGGCTGCGCAG GCGCTCGCCCCCTCACCCGCCTCGACCACCCCCCAGATTTG TTCCACTCGTGAAAGCGGAGCTGCAGAGgccaggagaggaggaagagcccAAGATTGCAGGGGACCTGGACCAGGAGCCG AGCCTGCTCTACGCAGACCTGGATCATATGGCCCTCAGAAGATCCTGCCGACTGTCCCCAATGGTCCCTGCTGATTCCTCCACCACCTATGCGGTTGTAGTTCGAAAGGAAGCCCTTACTACCTCACAAGCTGGGGGCTCCCAGCTCTCCATAACACCCCTCCCCTTCTTGGCCCTTCACCTGGACAAGGAAGGCACCATGGTATAG
- the MPIG6B gene encoding megakaryocyte and platelet inhibitory receptor G6b isoform X4, producing MALVLQLLPLLLWRAQGNPGASLDGHPGDRVNLSCVGVSQPTRWVWAPRFPACKGLSKGRRAILLASPSGTPTVSPVQPFAGRLRALDLDIRRLELLLSAGDSGTFICKGRQENESRTELHVLGDRAYCRAPGPTHVPLVKAELQRPGEEEEPKIAGDLDQEPSLLYADLDHMALRRSCRLSPMVPADSSTTYAVVVRKEALTTSQAGGSQLSITPLPFLALHLDKEGTMV from the exons ATGGCCTTGGTTCTGcagctgctgccgctgctgctgtgGAGGGCCCAGGGGAACCCCGGGG CTTCACTGGACGGCCACCCCGGGGACCGGGTGAATCTCTCCTGCGTAGGGGTCTCGCAACCCACCCGCTGGGTCTGGGCACCTAGATTCCCGGCCTGCAAAGGCCTGTCCAAAGGACGCCGCGCGATCTTGTTGGCCTCACCGAGCGGGACCCCCACCGTGTCTCCCGTCCAGCCCTTTGCTGGCCGCCTACGTGCCCTGGACCTTGATATCCGGCGGCTGGAGTTGCTCCTGAGCGCGGGGGACTCGGGCACCTTTATCTGCAAGGGCCGCCAAGAGAACGAGAGCCGTACGGAGCTTCACGTGCTGGGGGACCGGGCCTACTGCAGAGCTCCGGGGCCTACCCACG TTCCACTCGTGAAAGCGGAGCTGCAGAGgccaggagaggaggaagagcccAAGATTGCAGGGGACCTGGACCAGGAGCCG AGCCTGCTCTACGCAGACCTGGATCATATGGCCCTCAGAAGATCCTGCCGACTGTCCCCAATGGTCCCTGCTGATTCCTCCACCACCTATGCGGTTGTAGTTCGAAAGGAAGCCCTTACTACCTCACAAGCTGGGGGCTCCCAGCTCTCCATAACACCCCTCCCCTTCTTGGCCCTTCACCTGGACAAGGAAGGCACCATGGTATAG
- the CLIC1 gene encoding chloride intracellular channel protein 1, with product MAEEQPQVELFVKAGSDGAKIGNCPFSQRLFMVLWLKGVTFNVTTVDTKRRTETVQKLCPGGQLPFLLYGTEVHTDTNKIEEFLEAVLCPPRYPKLAALNPESNTAGLDIFAKFSAYIKNSNPALNDNLEKGLLKALKVLDNYLTSPLPDEVDETSAEDEGISQRKFLDGNELTLADCNLLPKLHIVQVVCKKYRGFSIPDVFRGVHRYLRNAYAREEFASTCPDDEEIELAYEQVAKALK from the exons ATGGCCGAAGAACAACCGCAGGTCGAATTGTTCGTGAAG GCTGGCAGTGATGGGGCCAAGATCGGGAACTGCCCCTTCTCCCAGAGACTGTTCATGGTGCTCTGGCTCAAGGGAGTCACCTTCAATGTCACCACTGTTGACACCAAGAG GCGGACTGAGACGGTACAGAAGCTGTGCCCAGGAGGGCAGCTCCCGTTCCTGCTGTACGGCACTGAAGTGCACACAGACACCAACAAGATTGAGGAATTTCTGGAGGCAGTGCTGTGCCCTCCCAG GTACCCCAAGCTGGCAGCTCTGAACCCTGAATCCAACACAGCTGGGCTGGACATATTTGCCAAATTCTCTGCCTACATCAAGAATTCAAACCCCGCTCTCAATGATA ACCTGGAGAAGGGACTCCTGAAAGCCCTGAAAGTTTTAGACAATTACTTGACATCCCCCCTCCCAGATGAAGTAGATGAGACCAGCGCTGAGGATGAGGGCATCTCTCAGAGGAAGTTTCTGGATGGCAATGAGCTCACTCTGGCTGACTGCAACCTGTTGCCAAAGCTCCACATAGTACAG GTGGTATGTAAGAAGTACCGAGGATTCTCCATTCCGGATGTGTTTCGGGGAGTGCATCGGTACCTGCGCAATGCCTATGCTCGGGAAGAGTTTGCCTCCACCTGTCCAGATGATGAGGAGATCGAGCTGGCCTATGAGCAAGTGGCCAAGGCCCTCAAATAA
- the MPIG6B gene encoding megakaryocyte and platelet inhibitory receptor G6b isoform X3: protein MALVLQLLPLLLWRAQGNPGASLDGHPGDRVNLSCVGVSQPTRWVWAPRFPACKGLSKGRRAILLASPSGTPTVSPVQPFAGRLRALDLDIRRLELLLSAGDSGTFICKGRQENESRTELHVLGDRAYCRAPGPTHGSVYPQILIPLLGAGLVLGLGVLGWACWLRRRSPPHPPRPPPRFALSPPHSSTRESGAAEARRGGRAQDCRGPGPGAEPALRRPGSYGPQKILPTVPNGPC, encoded by the exons ATGGCCTTGGTTCTGcagctgctgccgctgctgctgtgGAGGGCCCAGGGGAACCCCGGGG CTTCACTGGACGGCCACCCCGGGGACCGGGTGAATCTCTCCTGCGTAGGGGTCTCGCAACCCACCCGCTGGGTCTGGGCACCTAGATTCCCGGCCTGCAAAGGCCTGTCCAAAGGACGCCGCGCGATCTTGTTGGCCTCACCGAGCGGGACCCCCACCGTGTCTCCCGTCCAGCCCTTTGCTGGCCGCCTACGTGCCCTGGACCTTGATATCCGGCGGCTGGAGTTGCTCCTGAGCGCGGGGGACTCGGGCACCTTTATCTGCAAGGGCCGCCAAGAGAACGAGAGCCGTACGGAGCTTCACGTGCTGGGGGACCGGGCCTACTGCAGAGCTCCGGGGCCTACCCACG GGTCCGTGTATCCCCAGATTCTAATCCCGCTGCTGGGCGCTGGCCTGGTGCTGGGACTCGGAGTATTGGGCTGGGCCTGTTGGCTGCGCAG GCGCTCGCCCCCTCACCCGCCTCGACCACCCCCCAGATTTG CTCTGTCCCCCCCACATAGTTCCACTCGTGAAAGCGGAGCTGCAGAGgccaggagaggaggaagagcccAAGATTGCAGGGGACCTGGACCAGGAGCCG AGCCTGCTCTACGCAGACCTGGATCATATGGCCCTCAGAAGATCCTGCCGACTGTCCCCAATGGTCCCTGCTGA
- the LY6G6D gene encoding LOW QUALITY PROTEIN: lymphocyte antigen 6 complex locus protein G6d (The sequence of the model RefSeq protein was modified relative to this genomic sequence to represent the inferred CDS: inserted 1 base in 1 codon), translating to MNPLFAGIPLSTLLRAALGKEAAKAPVTKASRPVPAAPPPHPVPAPLXLLPGNCKRCYDCGGGPSGSCKETVTTCGKGERCGFLELKPQPDPRQTKPTGNPSVTLIHHHPACVAAHHCSRVETEVVGDVTYMTHRDCCVCDLCNSAVASTAAPACIVAAGVIALAWLLSGRWRG from the exons ATGAACCCCCTGTTTGCTGGGATCCCGCTCAGCACCCTGCTGCGGGCTGCCTTGGGGAAGGAGGCAGCCAAGGCGCCTGTCACAAAGGCCAGTCGCCCTGTGccagccgccccccccccccacccagttcCAGCACCTC CTCTCCTGCCGGGAAACTGCAAGCGGTGCTATGACTGCGGTGGAGGCCCCAGCGGCTCCTGCAAAGAGACCGTGACCACTTGCGGCAAGGGCGAACGCTGCGGCTTCCTGGAGCTCAAACCCCAACCAGACCCTAGACAGACCAAGCCAACTGGAAACC cctcagtgacCTTGATTCATCACCATCCAGCCTGCGTGGCGGCCCATCATTGCAGTCGAGTGGAAACAGAGGTGGTGGGCGACGTGACTTATATGACCCACAGGGACTGCTGCGTCTGCGACCTGTGCAACAGTGCTGTGGCGAGCACTGCAGCCCCCGCATGCATCGTGGCTGCAGGGGTCATCGCCCTAGCCTGGCTCTTGTCAGGACGGTGGAGAGGGTAG
- the MPIG6B gene encoding megakaryocyte and platelet inhibitory receptor G6b isoform X2, which translates to MALVLQLLPLLLWRAQGNPGASLDGHPGDRVNLSCVGVSQPTRWVWAPRFPACKGLSKGRRAILLASPSGTPTVSPVQPFAGRLRALDLDIRRLELLLSAGDSGTFICKGRQENESRTELHVLGDRAYCRAPGPTHGARPLTRLDHPPDLLCPPHIVPLVKAELQRPGEEEEPKIAGDLDQEPSLLYADLDHMALRRSCRLSPMVPADSSTTYAVVVRKEALTTSQAGGSQLSITPLPFLALHLDKEGTMV; encoded by the exons ATGGCCTTGGTTCTGcagctgctgccgctgctgctgtgGAGGGCCCAGGGGAACCCCGGGG CTTCACTGGACGGCCACCCCGGGGACCGGGTGAATCTCTCCTGCGTAGGGGTCTCGCAACCCACCCGCTGGGTCTGGGCACCTAGATTCCCGGCCTGCAAAGGCCTGTCCAAAGGACGCCGCGCGATCTTGTTGGCCTCACCGAGCGGGACCCCCACCGTGTCTCCCGTCCAGCCCTTTGCTGGCCGCCTACGTGCCCTGGACCTTGATATCCGGCGGCTGGAGTTGCTCCTGAGCGCGGGGGACTCGGGCACCTTTATCTGCAAGGGCCGCCAAGAGAACGAGAGCCGTACGGAGCTTCACGTGCTGGGGGACCGGGCCTACTGCAGAGCTCCGGGGCCTACCCACG GCGCTCGCCCCCTCACCCGCCTCGACCACCCCCCAGATTTG CTCTGTCCCCCCCACATAGTTCCACTCGTGAAAGCGGAGCTGCAGAGgccaggagaggaggaagagcccAAGATTGCAGGGGACCTGGACCAGGAGCCG AGCCTGCTCTACGCAGACCTGGATCATATGGCCCTCAGAAGATCCTGCCGACTGTCCCCAATGGTCCCTGCTGATTCCTCCACCACCTATGCGGTTGTAGTTCGAAAGGAAGCCCTTACTACCTCACAAGCTGGGGGCTCCCAGCTCTCCATAACACCCCTCCCCTTCTTGGCCCTTCACCTGGACAAGGAAGGCACCATGGTATAG
- the DDAH2 gene encoding N(G),N(G)-dimethylarginine dimethylaminohydrolase 2 → MGTPGEGLGRCSHALIRGVPESLASGEGAGAGLPALDLAKAQREHGVLGGKLRQRLGLQLLELPPEESLPLGPLLGDTAVIQGDTALITRPWSPARRPEVDGVRKALQDLGLRIVEMGDENATLDGTDVLFTGREFFVGLSKWTNHRGAEIVADTFRDFAVSTVPVSSPSHLRGLCGMGGPRTVVAGSSEAAQKAVRAMAVLTDHPYASLTLPDDAAADCLFLRPGLPGMPPFLLHRGGGDLPNSQEALQKLSDVTLVPVSCSELEKAGAGLSSLCLVLSTRPHS, encoded by the exons ATGGGGACgccaggggaggggctgggccgcTGTTCCCATGCCCTGATCCGGGGGGTCCCGGAGAGCCTGGCGTCGGGGGAGGGTGCGGGGGCTGGCCTCCCGGCTCTGGACCTAGCCAAAGCTCAGAGGGAGCATGGGGTGCTGGGGGGTAAACTGAGGCAGCGATTGGGGCTACAGCTATTAGAACTGCCTCCTGAAGAGTCGCTGCCGCTGGGACCGCTGCTTGGTGACACCGCTGTGATTCAAGGGGATACGGCCCTAATCACGCGGCCCTGGAGCCCCGCCCGCAGGCCGGAG GTCGATGGCGTCCGCAAAGCCCTCCAGGACCTGGGACTCCGAATTGTGGAGATGGGGGACGAGAACGCGACGCTGGATGGCACTGATGTTCTCTTCACCG GCCGGGAGTTTTTCGTAGGCCTCTCCAAGTGGACTAATCACCGAGGAGCTGAGATCGTGGCGGACACGTTCCGG GACTTTGCCGTCTCCACGGTGCCGGTCTCGAGCCCCTCCCACCTGCGTGGCCTCTGCGGCATGGGGGGACCCCGCACTGTGGTGGCGGGTAGCAGTGAGGCTGCCCAAAAAGCTGTCAGG gcAATGGCAGTGTTGACGGATCACCCCTATGCCTCCCTGACCCTCCCAGATGATGCAGCGGCTGACTGTCTCTTTCTGCGTCCTGGGCTGCCTGGTATGCCCCCTTTCCTCCTGCACCGTGGAGGCGGGGACCTGCCCAACAGCCAGGAG GCACTGCAGAAGCTCTCTGACGTCACCCTGGTACCTGTGTCCTGCTCGGAACTGGAGAAGGCAGGCGCTGGGCtcagctccctctgcctggtgCTCAGCACACGCCCCCACAGCTGA